A genomic region of Salvelinus alpinus chromosome 12, SLU_Salpinus.1, whole genome shotgun sequence contains the following coding sequences:
- the vamp3 gene encoding vesicle-associated membrane protein 3 isoform X1: protein MLHEANGDHNRSAPATEGSAPGNRRLQQTQAQVDEVVDIMRVNVDKVLERDSKLSELDDRADALQAGASQFETSAAKLKRKFWWKNCKMWAILIAVIVIILVIIIIWSQAS from the exons atgctgcatgaggcaaatggtgatcacaaCAG GTCCGCTCCTGCTACAGAAGGCTCCGCGCCTGGCAACCGCCGCCTACAACAGACACAGGCCCAGGTGGATGAG GTGGTGGATATCATGCGTGTGAATGTGGACAAGGTGTTGGAGCGTGACTCGAAGCTGTCGGAGCTAGATGACAGGGCGGACGCATTGCAGGCCGGAGCCTCCCAGTTTGAGACCAGCGCTGCCAAACTCAAAAGGAAGTTCTGGTGGAAGAACTGCAAG ATGTGGGCCATCCTGATAGCTGTCATAGTCATCATCCTGGTCATCATCATCA TCTGGAGCCAGGCGTCGTAA
- the vamp3 gene encoding vesicle-associated membrane protein 3 isoform X2, with product MSAPATEGSAPGNRRLQQTQAQVDEVVDIMRVNVDKVLERDSKLSELDDRADALQAGASQFETSAAKLKRKFWWKNCKMWAILIAVIVIILVIIIIWSQAS from the exons GTCCGCTCCTGCTACAGAAGGCTCCGCGCCTGGCAACCGCCGCCTACAACAGACACAGGCCCAGGTGGATGAG GTGGTGGATATCATGCGTGTGAATGTGGACAAGGTGTTGGAGCGTGACTCGAAGCTGTCGGAGCTAGATGACAGGGCGGACGCATTGCAGGCCGGAGCCTCCCAGTTTGAGACCAGCGCTGCCAAACTCAAAAGGAAGTTCTGGTGGAAGAACTGCAAG ATGTGGGCCATCCTGATAGCTGTCATAGTCATCATCCTGGTCATCATCATCA TCTGGAGCCAGGCGTCGTAA